The following coding sequences lie in one Phragmites australis chromosome 8, lpPhrAust1.1, whole genome shotgun sequence genomic window:
- the LOC133926835 gene encoding probable protein phosphatase 2C 56: MARAATLRGLIGIAAAGGRRVRSCGQRWDAGWRAFRAGASGGRAAPGSSSSASARRQAQPLRGAAAGAGNNDWVSGGFKSEDGKLTCGYSSYKGRRSTMEDCYDIKLTEIDGQPVNLFGVFDGHGGNLAAEYLKENLFKDLMKHPAFLTDTKLAISRTFLETDKDILETISISGLFRDDGSTALAAILIGERLYVANVGDSRAVASKSGKAIPLSKDHKPNRKDERKRIEDAGGVVIRDDTWRVGGILAMSRAFGNRLLKQYVKADPDIQEQEVNSDLKYLILATDGLWDVVRNEEAISLLKAEDGPQAAAVKLTEIAYSRQSTDNITCIVVQFHHDKSWGSKAESSS; encoded by the exons ATGGCGCGCGCCGCGACCCTGCGGGGCCTGATCGGCATTGCGGCGGCAGGCGGGCGCCGCGTGCGCTCGTGCGGCCAGCGGTGGGACGCCGGCTGGCGCGCGTTCCGGGCGGGGGCCTCTGGGGGCAGGGCGGctcccggctcctcctcctccgcctcggcgCGACGGCAGGCGCAGCCGCTgcgcggggcggcggcgggggcgggcaACAACGACTGGGTCAGTGGCGGATTCAAGAG TGAGGATGGTAAGCTGACCTGTGGATATTCAAGCTATAAAGGGCGGAGATCTACTATggaggactgctatgacattaAATTAACTGAAATTGATGGACAGCCAGTTAACCTGTTTGGTGTATTTGATG GTCATGGAGGAAACCTTGCCGCCGAATATCTGAAGGAGAATCTGTTCAAAGACCTTATGAAGCATCCTGCGTTCCTGACAGACACAAAGCTTGCTATAA GCAGAACATTTCTTGAAACTGACAAAGATATCTTAGAAACAATATCAATATCCGGTTTATTTAGAGATGATGGTTCGACAGCTTTGGCTGCCATTCTGATTGGCGAGCGTCTATATGTAGCAAATGTTGGTGATTCACGTGCTGTTGCTTCAAAATCTGGCAAAG CTATCCCACTCTCGAAAGATCACAAACCAAACAGGAAAGATGAGCGAAAGCGAATTGAGGATGCTGGAGGTGTTGTTATTCGGGATG ATACATGGAGGGTTGGTGGAATACTAGCAATGTCCCGTGCATTTGGCAATCGTCTGTTGAAGCAGTATGTGAAAGCAGACCCTGATATTCAG GAACAAGAGGTCAACAGTGACTTGAAATACCTTATTCTTGCTACCGATGGGCTTTGGGATGTTGTGCGAAATGAG GAGGCTATTTCCCTATTGAAAGCGGAAGATGGACCTCAGGCGGCAGCCGTGAAGCTGACGGAAATTGCCTACTCTCGGCAAAGCACTGACAACATCACATGCATCGTTGTGCAATTTCACCATGACAAATCGTGGGGTAGTAAGGCTGAGAGCAGTAGTTGA